The proteins below come from a single Notamacropus eugenii isolate mMacEug1 chromosome 7, mMacEug1.pri_v2, whole genome shotgun sequence genomic window:
- the CXCL13 gene encoding C-X-C motif chemokine 13, with protein sequence MKSTAASLAVVLLVAISNSLVQGILETNDASQKCKCLKTLERVPIPSIKTVLISPPHGGCRNLECIVTLKNGKKVCVVPKKKWLEEVVKSKRIKATTPNRTVERQRQDSK encoded by the exons ATGAAATCTACTGCTGCCTCCTTGGCTGTGGTTCTCCTCGTGGCCATTAGTAACTCGTTAGTCCAAG GTATTCTAGAGACCAATGATGCCAGTCAGAAGTGCAAATGCCTCAAGACATTGGAAAGAGTTCCTATACCCTCGATTAAAACAGTACTTATCTCACCACCTCACGGAGGCTGCCGAAATCTAGAATGCAT agtcacactgaaaaatgggaagaaagtaTGTGTGGTTCCAAAGAAAAAATGGTTAGAGGAGGTCGTCAAAAGTAAAAG AATCAAGGCTACCACACCAAACAGGACTGTTGAGAGACAACGCCAGGATTCCAAATAA